One Malaclemys terrapin pileata isolate rMalTer1 chromosome 7, rMalTer1.hap1, whole genome shotgun sequence genomic region harbors:
- the KCNK18 gene encoding potassium channel subfamily K member 18, producing the protein MELRSRPQQDKKMCTKVFWVVFPHACFISSLVIYAFLGAVMFSHIEGNRNCNENKDYKDFMLNLWNLSQNFTENMTENEKIFKKRVHDLLIKAKLEWFDDPKERWSFLGSLFFCCTVFTTVGYGHSYPVTKVGKYLCMLYALFGIPLMFLVLTDLGDILATILSKSYNKFRKLNSKMLASKPAKLCSGCICKKNNEIKTGSSLLMQHKIVIQEPLSITEVLKSQSSVKRKSLQYQNAEIFEMLIARENQYLMPPKINKFERWSSCPELDSGKMTCVIENFGKELEKLDVPILLMALIVFAYISCAAAILPNWENHMDFEEAFYFCFITLTTIGFGDIHLEHPNFFLFFSLYIVIGMEIVIIAFKLGQDRLIGLYKKVISYVSKKTSPQYEKYPRKK; encoded by the exons ATGGAACTCAGATCTCGTCCCCAGCAAGACAAAAAGATGTGCACAAAAGTGTTTTGGGTGGTGTTTCCTCATGCCTGCTTCATCTCTTCTTTAGTGATCTATGCTTTTCTGGGGGCTGTCATGTTTTCTCACATTGAGGGTAACAGAAATTGCAATGAAAATAAAGACTATAAGGATTTTATGCTGAATCTGTGGAACCTCTCACAAAATTTTACAG AAAATATGACAGAAAACGAGAAGATATTTAAGAAAAGAGTCCATGACCTGCTTATCAAAGCTAAGTTGGAATGGTTTGACGATCCAAAAGAACGATGGTCTTTCCTTGGGTCTCTCTTTTTCTGCTGTACTGTGTTCACAACAGTGG gtTATGGCCATAGCTACCCCGTAACAAAGGTTGGAAAATATCTGTGTATGCTATATGCATTATTTGGCATACCTCTGATGTTCTTGGTTCTGACAGACCTGGGAGACATCCTTGCAACTATCTTATCCAAGTCTTACAATAAATTTAGGAAACTTAATTCAAAAATGTTAGCCTCTAAACCAGCTAAACTGTGTTCTGGATGCATCTGTAAGAAAAACAATGAGATAAAAACTGGATCATCATTGCTTATGCAACACAAAATAGTCATCCAGGAACCTTTAAGTATCACGGAAGTGCTGAAAAGCCAATCCTCTGTTAAAAGGAAGTCACTGCAATACCAGAATGCTGAAATATTTGAAATGCTAATTGCAAGAGAAAATCAATACCTTATGCCACCAAAAATTAACAAATTTGAAAGATGGAGTTCATGTCCCGAACTAGACTCAGGGAAGATGACCTGTGTCATCGAAAACTTTGGCAAAGAACTCGAAAAGCTAGATGTGCCCATCTTGCTAATGGCACTAATTGTCTTTGCATACATCTCCTGTGCAGCCGCTATTCTTCCAAACTGGGAAAACCACATGGATTTCGAGGAggctttctatttttgttttatcaCCTTGACAACAATTGGGTTTGGTGATATTCACTTGGAACATCCcaactttttcttgtttttttccctctataTTGTCATCGGTATGGAAATAGTCATCATTGCTTTTAAGCTGGGACAAGACCGATTGATTGGCTTGTACAAAAAGGTGATTTCATATGTTAGTAAGAAGACGTCACCACAGTATGAGAAGTATCCGCGTAAAAAATAG